DNA sequence from the Methylomonas albis genome:
GATCGCGCTCTGAAATGTACCCGGCAATTTTGTCAGTTGTTGGGCGTTTCCGATTCACTGAATATCACTATCGACAATGCTATTCCCGAACACATTGGTTTAGGGTCGGGTACGCAAATGGCTTTGGCCGTCGGTGCAGCGTTGAACGCCTTTTACGGTTTGGGGCTGTCGGTGCGGGAAATAGCGCAGCTCTCTGATCGCGGCGCGCGCTCCGGTATTGGCATCGGTATCTTTGAAAAAGGTGGCTTGGTGGTGGATGGCGGCCGAGGACCGGATACTAAAACCCCGCCAATCATTGCGCAAATGGTTGTGCCTGTAGACTGGCGATTTATTTTGGTATTCGATAAACGCGGCCAAGGCTTACACGGTGAGCAGGAAGTCAGCGCCTTTCAACAATTGCCGCCGTTTCCGCAAGCGCAGGCTGAGCGCTTATGTTACTTGCTGCTAATGCAGGGTTTGCCGGCTTTGGCTGAATGCGATCTGCATAAATTCGGGGAAGTGATTACTTTGTTGCAACAAGCGGTGGGGGAGCATTTCGCGCCGGTGCAGGGTGGGGTGTTTACCAGTCCGGATGTTGCTGCGGCAATGACTAGTTTGGCCGCGCAAGGCGCGGTGGCGATTGGCCAGACCTCGTGGGGGCCGACCGGATTTTGCGCGGTTGCCAATCCGCAACGGGCGGCAGAGTTGCTGGCGCAGTTGGAACAGCAATTTGCCGCCTCGCCGTTAAGTTTTTTGCTGGCCAGTGCCAGGAATCAGACGGCGGAAATTATTCTTAAGTAGCGTTTGCCTTAGTCGAGCAGATGTTCGGCGCTATCTTTGCCTTGTCTATTGTCAGTCCATTCGGCGCTGAGTCTATCACCGCTGTTTGCTATTAATCTGAACGTAAAAAACGGATTCTTGGAGATGCTGCCAGCCATGTTGGTGGTTAGAATAAGTTGGTCGTTTAATTTAACCAGTAACTGCTCTATGAAATGCGCCGGAATCAATTGGCCGGTGGCATCCCGATTGCGGCCGTTTTCCATCGGATGCGTGATCAGCAATTTAACTTCGGTATAGCCGTCGTGCCGTTGGCTCCTGATTTTTATACTGTTAGCCATATCAACCTGCTCCGCAGCCGCCGCGCATTACATTGACCCAGCGACTGGTCCGCAATAACTCACCCTGGTGTTCAGCAAGTAAAATGACGTTGCAAGATTCTGCTAATTTAATCCGTGCGGTGAGGAAGGGCGCTATCAGTGGTGTGAGTTCGAATTCCGCGAGTAGTGGTGTAGGGTTTTTGTCGGCGAATAGATAAAGTTTCTTGATACCGTCCAGTGCGCTAGCGATGCTGATCGGCACCACTGCGCCATCTTCGGCAATCTCGGGCAAAATCAGATCGATGCTATCGACATCTATTACCGGTCGGTTATCGACAAGTAGTGTGTAGATTGTGGCAAAGTTGTCGGCGGCAAAGTGTCCTGCCAA
Encoded proteins:
- a CDS encoding thiosulfate oxidation carrier protein SoxY, translating into MPSTRRLFLKHSGILIAGTLLTGKSAIVLAERLAGHFAADNFATIYTLLVDNRPVIDVDSIDLILPEIAEDGAVVPISIASALDGIKKLYLFADKNPTPLLAEFELTPLIAPFLTARIKLAESCNVILLAEHQGELLRTSRWVNVMRGGCGAG
- the soxZ gene encoding thiosulfate oxidation carrier complex protein SoxZ; amino-acid sequence: MANSIKIRSQRHDGYTEVKLLITHPMENGRNRDATGQLIPAHFIEQLLVKLNDQLILTTNMAGSISKNPFFTFRLIANSGDRLSAEWTDNRQGKDSAEHLLD
- a CDS encoding beta-ribofuranosylaminobenzene 5'-phosphate synthase family protein; translated protein: MTVIAPARLHMGFIDLSGALGRHFGSIGLALNEINTRLNITAADSLQVSGPSADRALKCTRQFCQLLGVSDSLNITIDNAIPEHIGLGSGTQMALAVGAALNAFYGLGLSVREIAQLSDRGARSGIGIGIFEKGGLVVDGGRGPDTKTPPIIAQMVVPVDWRFILVFDKRGQGLHGEQEVSAFQQLPPFPQAQAERLCYLLLMQGLPALAECDLHKFGEVITLLQQAVGEHFAPVQGGVFTSPDVAAAMTSLAAQGAVAIGQTSWGPTGFCAVANPQRAAELLAQLEQQFAASPLSFLLASARNQTAEIILK